The Hymenobacter sp. YIM 151500-1 genomic sequence TCGCCGTAGCCAATCAGCTCTTTGGCCCGCTCCACCTTCTGGCGGATGATAAACTTCTCGATGGTGAGGCCCTCGGAAGCGGAGAACAAATGGGAAAGATAGTGGTAGTCCTTGCCCAGGTGCTCCACCAAATAATCCGAGTAATTCAACAGGCGCGGGCCCGGCGGCGGGTAATGAATTAGGGCCACCAGCAGGGTTTTGATGCGGTCCACGAGTTGGGCGCGGGGGTCTTCCAGCAGTTCGAAACCGGCCTCGTGCAGGCTGGTGCGGATGGCGGCGTAGTCGGGGGCCGCGCCGTCGGGCGTCGATACGTCGGCCTCGCCCAGGGCCACGCGGTGCACGTGCAGGCCCAGCGCCGCCAACTCTTCCTTGACCACCCGGATGCACTGCGGGCACACCATGTTCTTAATCAGCAGCCGCTGCGAATCGGGCAAGGGCAGTACGTGGGCAACGCTGATGTCCGCTTTCATGGGATGCGTACTCATTTCACGACTAGGCTGCCCCGCAGCATGCCCATGCCGCAGGTAAACTCGAACTTGCCCGTCTGCTGCGGCAGCAGTTCCACCAGGGTGGTTTTGAAGGCCGGCAGGTCGCGGCGAATGTTGAAATCGGGCATCAGCAACTCCTCCGAACAGCTGTTTTCTTCGTCGCGGTAGAAGCTCAGCTGCACGGGCTTGCCGTGCTCCACCTCGATGACATCGGGCGAGTAGCCGCCTTTTACGGTAATGGCGACTTCCTGCACGCCCCCCGAGGTGGACACAGCGCTGGCCGTTTGGCGGGCCGAAAAGAAAAAGTACCACAGCACGAAGGCAGCCAAGCCGACGCCGGCGATGGTCACGATGAGGGCAGTCGCATCCATGGCAAAGAAGAATTAGTGATGATTGAAGGCGCGCAAGCGCAGCGAGTTGGTCAGCACCGATACCGAGCTCAGGGCCATGGCCCCGGCGGCCAGCATGGGCGAGAGCAGAATGCCGAAGAAGGGGTAGAGCAGGCCGGCCGCAATGGGAATACCCAGCGTGTTGTAGATAAAGGCGAAGAACAGGTTCTGCTTGATGGTGCGGATGGTTTGCCGGCTCAGCTCAATGGCCGTCACGACCCCGCGCAGGTCGGAGCGCATGAGCGTGATGCCGGCGGCTTCCATGGCCACGTCCGTGCCCGAGCCGATGGCTAGTCCAATGTCGGCCTGGGCCAGCGCCGGGGCGTCGTTGATGCCGTCGCCTACCATGGCCACGGTGCGGCCCTCGCCCTGCAGCTCCTTTACCTTGCCGGCCTTGTCCTGAGGCAGCACCTCGGCGAAGTAGCGCCTGATGCCCACCTGACCGGCCACCTGGGCCGCCGTCTGCGGGTTGTCGCCCGTCATCATCACTACCTCGATACCCAGGGCTTGCAGCTGCTTGATGGCGGCAGCCGAGGAGTCGCGCACAGTATCGGCCACGCCGACCAAGCCAACGGCCTGCCCGGCCACGGCCACATAAAGCACGGTCTTGGCCTGGGCCAGCAGGTGCTCGGCCTGGGCGAGCAGTTCGGGTGAAAGTTGCACCCCTTCTTCGGTAAGCAGACGGCGGTTGCCGATAAGCACCGCCTGGCCGTCTACAGTAGCAGCGGCACCCTTGCCCTCCACAGCCCGGAAACTGGTGGCCGCTAGGCTGCCCGCGCCCTGCGCGTTGGCGTAGCGCACCACGGCTTCAGCCAGCGGGTGCTCACTCTGCCGCTCGACGGCGGCCACCAATTGCAGCAAGCGCGCTGGCTCCTGGTCCGGGGCGACGAAGTCGGTCACGGCCGGCTCGCCGCGGGTAATGGTGCCGGTTTTATCGAGCAGCACGGTGTTCACCTGATAGGCTTTTTCCAGCGCCTCGGCGTTGCGAATCAGCACGCCGTGCTCGGCACCTTTACCGGTGCTCACCATGATGGCCGTGGGCGTGGCCAGCCCCAGCGCGCAGGGGCAGGCAATGATGAGCACGGCCACAAAGTTGACCAAGGCTAGCGGCAGGCGGTGCTCTACGGGCGCGAGGTCAAACCAGAGCACGAAGGTGAGAATGGCAATGACCACCACCGTGGGCACGAAGATGGCACTGACCTTGTCGGCCAGGCGCTGAATAGGGGCGCGGCTACCCTGGGCGTCTTCCACCAGCTTCACAATCTGCGAGAGCATGGTATCGGCGCCTACTTTGGTCACCCGGAAGCGGAACGAGCCGGTCTTGTTGAGCGTGGCCCCGAAAACCGGGTCGCCGGTTTGCTTCTGCACCGGCAGGCTTTCGCCCGTGAGCATGGCCTCGTCGAGCGCCGAACTGCCTTCCGTAATCAGGCCGTCGGTGGCCACCTTCTCGCCCGGCCGCACCACCACGATGTCGCCCAGCTGCACCTGCTCAATGGGCACGTCCACTTCGGCCCCGTCGGGACGGACCACGCGGGCGGTCTTGGCCTGCAGGCCCATCAGGCTCCGAATGGCGGCCGAAGTTTGCGTTTTGGCGCGCATCTCCAGCACCTTACCCAGCAGAATCAGGGCGATGATGGTGGCCGTGGTGTCGTAGTACACCTCCGGCATCAGGCCCCGGCTCGTGAAAAAGCCGGGTACCACGGTGGCCGCCACGCTATACAGGAAAGCGGCTCCGGTGCCCACGGCAATCAGCGTGTCCATGTTGGCCGCGCGGTGCTTGAAGCCGTTCCAGGCCGACTCGTAGAACTCGCGCCCGCTGTAGAGCAGTACCGGCAGCGTGAGCATCAGCAAGGCGTAGTTGAGCCACTGCATGTTCACGCGCGCCATCATGGCCGGCCAAAGCATGAGCATGCTCAGGGGCATAATGATAACGGCCAAGCCCACGGCCACCCAGAAGCGGCGCTTGAGTTTCTGGTAGGCCAGGGCCTTTTGGCGGTCAATCTCGGCACTGCGCTCGGCGGCGCTGGTGTCGGGGGCACGCTCGGCCACGCCGTAGCCAGCGTTGATGACGGCTTGCTTCAGGGTGGCCGGCGAGGCTTGCGCGGGCTCATAGTCCACCGTGGCCTTCTCGGTGGCAAAGTTGACCATGGCCCGCTGCACGCCCGGCGTGCGGCTCAGCGACTTCTCCACGAACGCCGCGCACGAAGCGCAGGTCATGCCTTCAATGTCGAGGGTTTCGGTCTTGGTGGTCGGCTCCATAACTAGTAGGTTATTACGCAATTACTAGGACCAGCTACGCAGTAGCCAAGGCCCATAATCACCCTACAAAGGAACGGCCCTCTGTGAAGGAAGTTGGTACTAAATACCGCCTCAGATTTGCATAATTTGACGGCTGGCCGGGTCCGTGATATACGCTTTTGTTTCTAGGTAATTATTGAATACAGGATGAATACATTTGAGTATAGTTCCGCTCAACCATCTTACCCCCCTGTAATGCCCACCAGGAAGAAGTTACCCCAGTATGAGAGAAGAGTCGTTGCTTTCATCGACATTTTAGGATTTAAAAATTTTCTGGGCAAAGGAGGTGATGCCTCTTTTAACACCATCTACAATGCTTTAGCGGAGCTTCAAGACCGATTTGCCAAACCAATGCAAGGGTGGAGCACCGGAGCTAAGAAGGCGCTAAACATTAATACACAAGCACTACAAGTATCTGACTGTCTAATCATATCCCGGTTAGCTGAAGAGAAGGGAGGAGTACAGTCAATGCTTTTCGATTGCGCCTATGCCATACATACCCTGATACGTCATGGCTTTCTATGCCGTGGTGCCATCAAGGTCGGGGAGATGTACCATAACGGTAATATGTTGTTTGGTGAAGCCTATGTAAGGGCGTACCTGGCTGAGGAATCAGAACGTCTCCCTATTATCAAATTCGATTCTGAGCTATTTGATTTAGCCCGGCAATACCCAGCACCAAGCAATGAAGGGTTTGGGAGTTGGGAAGAGAATTTCGTCCGTCAGAATTGCAAGCAGTTGATGACTGATACTTACTATCTGGACTATTTCACGGATTATGATGACCGGTTTGGGCCTGGTGAGGGGGAAGCATCTGTGCACTATCATGCACTCAGGCAGATAATCGTCAATGGATTAGCATTGGGTAAAAATGCGAGTCCCTATGAGAAGTTCCGATGGGCCGCCGACCAGTTCAACTTGAGCGCAAACCGCTTTCAACTCCCTCCCATTTAAACATAACAACCCTTACAAAATCACGCAGGACACTTACATAATTTTGCGTTCGGGTGCTGTCTGCCGTTCACCCACGGCTTGAGCAAACCGCTCTGAGATGCTCATTAGCGGCATTTTATCCTGTTGCCCATACCCGCCGGTGCTGGCTTCCGGAACCATCCGGCAACTTTGGGGGTACAGTATCCGTCACGCTTCTTCCGTAGGATAATCCTAATTTTGCGGTTGCCTAGTGCCCTGTTATGTTCCGTAGCCTCTTCCCCTTCCGCCGTTTGCTGGCGACGAGCTTCCTGCTCGTCTTCGTCAACGTGTTCGTAGGGCAGTGCTGGTGCGCTACGATGAACCCCGGCCCAGCCGCACCGCAGCTGGCCCACCACTCGGCAGCCAAGAAGCCGACGCATCCGGGCTGCCACGGTCACGGCGCCCCGGCCGACAACCTCGCCAAGCACAAAGGGCATTCGCCCAAAGGCACCACCAGCCACGACTGCTGCAAAGACAAGTCGGCCTCGCTGCTTTCGTCCCTTACTTCCCCGGCGCAGAAGCAACTGCTTGTGCCCGCCCCGGCCGTGTTGCCCACGGCCATCGAGTTTCATTTCCGGCCGGCGGCCGGCAAGTGGGACCGCACCCGCGCGGTAACCTTGGTGCCTCGGGGGCACCTGCCGCCTAAAATACCCGACATCCGTATTTTCATTCGGTCCCTGACTGTCTGATTCTTCCGACGCGCTAAGGCTCGCGCCGGCATAGCTGTGCTATGTCCGGGGCGGGCCTTTTCGTTTGCTTGTCGGCGCGGCTAGGCCGCCCACTCCCTCCCTTTTCTGGTATTTCCCTCCCCAACGATGAAGAGTTGTTGCCAGGAGGCCGGTACACCGCCTCCCTCGGGGCCGGGCCGTCGCTGGCTCTCCTACCTACTCTACGCCGTGGTAGCTGCCGCGCTGGGCTTCGTGCTCTGGCAGCAGTGGCAGGCGTAGCCGCCGGGCGCTAACGCCCCTTTTCTTCCCATCACATTCTAGGTCATGAACCGCCTTCTCATCCCCGCGCTGGTCGCCGCCAGCCTGTTTACCGCCGTGAGCTGCTCCTCCGATTCCGCGAGCAGCAACGCCAACAATACCGTTACGACTTCTGCGGGCCCCGACTCCACGGCCGGGCACGCCGGGGGCCACACCTACGCCTGCCCCATGCACCCGGAGGTGACCAGCACCAAGCCCGGCGAGAAATGCCCCAAGTGCGGCATGGCGCTGGTGCACAACGACCAGGTCAGCAACGGCAAGAGCTATCAGATGAAGTTCGAGCCCCAGCCGATGCAGCTGGTAGCTGACCAGCCCGCTACGCTCACGTATACCCCGCAGGAAGTTGGCCACGAGGCGGCCCCGGTGCCGCTGGCCGTGGTCCACGAAAAGAAGATTCACCTCATCGTCGTCCGCAAAGACCTCTCGGCCTTCTATCACGAGCACCCCGAATTCACGGCCGACGGCAACTACAAAGTGCCGTTCACTTTCGCCAAGGGCGGCGACTACGTGCTGTTTCAGGATTACACGCCCGCCGGCGCCGGGCATCAGCTGGGCCGCCAGGTAGTGAGCGTGCAGGGGCCGAAATACACGCCCGTCAAGTTCAGCAAGGACCAGCTGCAGTGGCAGCAGGATGGCTACCAGGCTACGCTGGCCTTTGACAAGGAGCTGAAGGTAGGCCAGCTGCTGGGCATGAAAATCACGCTGAGCAAGAACGGCCAGCCCGTAACGGACCTCGACAACTACCTCGGGGCGCTGGGCCACGTGGTGGTCATCAGCGAGGACACGGAGAACTACCTGCACGTGCACCCCAACGAGCAAGCCGACAAGGGCCCGGTCATCGGCTTCAACACCAACTTCGAAAAGCCCGGCCTGTACCGCGTGTTCCTGCAGTTCAACCACGGCGGGCAGATTCACACCGGTGATTTTACCATCAACGTGAAGGCCTAACGCGCGCCACACCGCTCATTTTTCACTTTCAACCCAACCCAAACCCC encodes the following:
- a CDS encoding heavy metal translocating P-type ATPase, producing MEPTTKTETLDIEGMTCASCAAFVEKSLSRTPGVQRAMVNFATEKATVDYEPAQASPATLKQAVINAGYGVAERAPDTSAAERSAEIDRQKALAYQKLKRRFWVAVGLAVIIMPLSMLMLWPAMMARVNMQWLNYALLMLTLPVLLYSGREFYESAWNGFKHRAANMDTLIAVGTGAAFLYSVAATVVPGFFTSRGLMPEVYYDTTATIIALILLGKVLEMRAKTQTSAAIRSLMGLQAKTARVVRPDGAEVDVPIEQVQLGDIVVVRPGEKVATDGLITEGSSALDEAMLTGESLPVQKQTGDPVFGATLNKTGSFRFRVTKVGADTMLSQIVKLVEDAQGSRAPIQRLADKVSAIFVPTVVVIAILTFVLWFDLAPVEHRLPLALVNFVAVLIIACPCALGLATPTAIMVSTGKGAEHGVLIRNAEALEKAYQVNTVLLDKTGTITRGEPAVTDFVAPDQEPARLLQLVAAVERQSEHPLAEAVVRYANAQGAGSLAATSFRAVEGKGAAATVDGQAVLIGNRRLLTEEGVQLSPELLAQAEHLLAQAKTVLYVAVAGQAVGLVGVADTVRDSSAAAIKQLQALGIEVVMMTGDNPQTAAQVAGQVGIRRYFAEVLPQDKAGKVKELQGEGRTVAMVGDGINDAPALAQADIGLAIGSGTDVAMEAAGITLMRSDLRGVVTAIELSRQTIRTIKQNLFFAFIYNTLGIPIAAGLLYPFFGILLSPMLAAGAMALSSVSVLTNSLRLRAFNHH
- a CDS encoding cupredoxin domain-containing protein, giving the protein MDATALIVTIAGVGLAAFVLWYFFFSARQTASAVSTSGGVQEVAITVKGGYSPDVIEVEHGKPVQLSFYRDEENSCSEELLMPDFNIRRDLPAFKTTLVELLPQQTGKFEFTCGMGMLRGSLVVK
- a CDS encoding heavy metal-binding domain-containing protein, which codes for MNRLLIPALVAASLFTAVSCSSDSASSNANNTVTTSAGPDSTAGHAGGHTYACPMHPEVTSTKPGEKCPKCGMALVHNDQVSNGKSYQMKFEPQPMQLVADQPATLTYTPQEVGHEAAPVPLAVVHEKKIHLIVVRKDLSAFYHEHPEFTADGNYKVPFTFAKGGDYVLFQDYTPAGAGHQLGRQVVSVQGPKYTPVKFSKDQLQWQQDGYQATLAFDKELKVGQLLGMKITLSKNGQPVTDLDNYLGALGHVVVISEDTENYLHVHPNEQADKGPVIGFNTNFEKPGLYRVFLQFNHGGQIHTGDFTINVKA